From the Synechococcus sp. HK01-R genome, one window contains:
- a CDS encoding TIGR04282 family arsenosugar biosynthesis glycosyltransferase, whose translation MKAAAGQSPLPVLVMMTRWPAAGRCKRRLAAGLGSERAALVQRGLTRHTLAVVEGLRASGHLHLRIALSGCGPGAARRWLGHRPGEFSLQGQGGLGERMRRQVLKASQRHPGAPVLLIGTDLPELTRQDLRAAIAALRQHPLVLGPAADGGYWLMGLQSCLLRPTVTWPFTGISWGSDQVLSHTLQRAEAQGLRPHCLQCHNDLDRLQDLRPWLAGPLA comes from the coding sequence ATGAAGGCAGCAGCAGGGCAATCCCCCCTGCCAGTGTTGGTGATGATGACGCGATGGCCGGCTGCCGGACGCTGCAAGCGGCGTCTGGCAGCCGGCCTCGGGTCCGAAAGGGCAGCCCTGGTTCAGCGCGGCCTCACCCGCCACACCCTTGCGGTGGTGGAGGGGCTGAGAGCCAGCGGACACCTGCATCTGCGCATTGCCCTTTCCGGCTGCGGGCCGGGTGCCGCCCGTCGCTGGCTAGGCCATCGCCCAGGGGAGTTCAGCCTGCAGGGCCAAGGGGGATTGGGGGAACGCATGCGACGGCAGGTCCTCAAGGCCAGCCAACGTCATCCAGGCGCCCCGGTGCTGCTGATCGGTACCGATCTTCCTGAGCTGACACGCCAGGATCTACGGGCCGCGATCGCGGCTCTCAGGCAACATCCGCTCGTGCTGGGCCCGGCTGCTGATGGGGGCTACTGGCTGATGGGACTCCAGTCATGCTTGCTCCGCCCCACGGTCACCTGGCCCTTCACTGGGATCAGCTGGGGCAGCGATCAGGTGCTCAGCCACACGCTGCAGCGTGCGGAGGCTCAGGGCCTCCGTCCCCATTGTCTGCAGTGCCACAACGACCTCGATCGCCTCCAGGACCTGAGG